One window of Calypte anna isolate BGI_N300 chromosome 9, bCalAnn1_v1.p, whole genome shotgun sequence genomic DNA carries:
- the P2RY14 gene encoding P2Y purinoceptor 14, producing MFNSSTSSSGNCSHSTVITKTVIPLVYCLIFIVGLLLNAVAAWIFLYVPSQKSFIVYLKNILVADLLMSLTFPFKILADSEIAPLQLNTFVCRYSAVVFYTNMYIGITFFGLIGFDRYYKIVKPLFTSFVHTVNYSKVVSIIIWLLLILISFPNMVLTTEIPSENYSTKCIGLKSELGRQWHKASSYICTGIFWVVFLLLIIFYTSISKKIYNSYKKFRRNSVVAKRKTSRNIFSIMFVFVVCFVPYHLCRIPYTLSQTSSKFNCQSEKTLFYMKEFTLVLSAANVCLDPIIYFYLCQPFKEKLYQKLHLKLKASPEVDISKSRRSNTLGESINIV from the coding sequence ATGTTCAACTCCAGCACAAGCTCCTCAGGAAACTGCAGTCACAGCACAGTAATAACCAAGACTGTCATTCCCCTGGTCTACTGCTTGATTTTCATCGTAGGACTCTTGCTGAACGCTGTGGCAGCATGGATCTTTCTGTATGTTCCTAGCCAAAAGAGTTTCATTGTCTATCTCAAAAACATCCTTGTTGCTGACCTCCTCATGAGCTTGacatttcctttcaaaatcCTTGCTGACTCAGAAATAGCACCTCTTCAGCTCAACACGTTTGTGTGCAGATATTCTGCGGTTGTTTTTTATACAAACATGTACATTGGGATAACATTCTTTGGCCTCATAGGTTTTGACAGGTACTACAAAATTGTAAAGCCTTTATTCACCTCCTTTGTTCACACGGTTAACTACAGTAAGGTGGTCTCTATAATCATATGGTTATTGCTAATTCTTATATCATTTCCAAATATGGTTTTAACTACTGAAATCCCTAGTGAAAATTATTCCACAAAATGTATAGGTCTTAAAAGTGAGCTTGGCAGACAGTGGCACAAAGCTTCAAGTTATATCTGCACAGGGATattctgggttgtttttctcCTGCTAATAATTTTTTACACTTCCATATcaaaaaaaatatacaattcCTATAAAAAGTTCAGAAGGAACTCGGTTGTGGCGAAGAGGAAAACCAGCCGTAACATATTCAGTATCATGTTTGTATTTGTCGTTTGCTTCGTGCCCTATCACCTCTGCAGAATACCATACACCCTGAGCCAAACCAGCTCAAAATTCAACTGCCAGTCAGAAAAAACTCTGTTCTACATGAAGGAGTTTACTCTGGTGTTGTCTGCTGCAAACGTGTGCCTCGACcccattatttatttttacctctGCCAACCCTTCAAGGAAAAGCTGTATCAAAAGCTACACCTCAAGCTGAAAGCTTCACCTGAAGTCGACATCTCTAAATCCAGAAGATCAAACACACTTGGGGAAAGCATAAACATAGTGTAG
- the GPR171 gene encoding probable G-protein coupled receptor 171, with translation MSRNASQCYVGEKMEAFTYFYSLIFLMGFIGSCFALWAFTQRNQRQKCMSIYLINLLTADFLLTLALPVKIIVDQGVAPWTLRIFHCQVTASFIYMNMYLSIIFLGFVSMDRYLQLVHSTKIYRIQEPGFAKMLSAVVWTMILLITVPNMAIPTKTMEEKPGVRCIDLKTKFGRDWHVLTNFICTAIFLNFSAVILISNLLVVRQLYQNKHSESYTSVRKALTSILLVTAAYLLCFLPYHIIRIPYTLSQSDTITSCPLKQALFKAKEATMLFAVSNLCFDPILYYHLSKSFRLKFSKTFAAPKEGKVSSDEEAPQPRSEQ, from the coding sequence ATGTCACGCAATGCTTCACAGTGCTATGTTGGTGAAAAAATGGAAGCTTTTACCTATTTTTACTCCTTGATTTTTCTCATGGGATTTATTGGAAGTTGTTTTGCATTATGGGCATTCACACAAAGAAATCAGAGACAGAAGTGCATGAGCATCTATTTAATTAACCTACTTACAGCAGATTTCTTGTTGACTCTGGCCTTGCCAGTAAAGATTATTGTTGACCAAGGAGTCGCACCCTGGACTCTGAGGATATTCCACTGCCAAGTTACAGCCTCTTTCATCTACATGAACATGTATTTATCCATTATATTTTTGGGATTTGTAAGCATGGATCGTTACCTTCAGCTAGTGCACAGCACCAAGATCTACCGCATTCAAGAGCCTGGCTTTGCCAAGATGCTCTCTGCAGTCGTGTGGACAATGATTCTCCTCATAACAGTGCCTAACATGGCTATTCCCACAAAAACCATGGAAGAAAAACCTGGTGTGAGATGCATCGATCTCAAAACAAAATTTGGAAGAGACTGGCATGTGTTAACTAACTTCATATGCACAGCAATATTCCTGAATTTCTCAGCTGTGATACTGATCTCCAATCTCCTGGTTGTTCGGCAGCTCTACCAAAACAAGCACAGTGAGAGCTACACCAGTGTGAGGAAAGCCCTCACCAGCATCCTGCTGGTAACTGCAGCCTACCTGCTGTGCTTCCTACCCTACCACATCATCCGCATCCCCTACACCTTGAGCCAGAGTGACACCATAACCAGCTGTCCCCTCAAACAAGCTCTCTTTAAAGCTAAAGAAGCCACCATGCTGTTTGCTGTATCAAACCTCTGCTTCGACCCCATCCTGTATTACCACCTTTCCAAATCATTCAGACTGAAATTCTCCAAGACTTTTGCAGCACCCAAAGAAGGGAAGGTTTCCAGTGATGAAGAGGCACCACAGCCCAGAAGTGAGCAGTAA